One window of Microbacterium sediminis genomic DNA carries:
- the moaA gene encoding GTP 3',8-cyclase MoaA, protein MTAVPVRLGPRPSAPAVDDAAVGGALVDRFGRVHRDLRVSLTDRCSLRCTYCMPEQGNEWLARGSILTLDEIEAVARVAAACGVTTFRLTGGEPLLRRDLPEVVRRLARITGPDGPVQLAMTTNGIGLGRVLPELIEAGLARLNISLDTLRRDRFHALTRRDRLDDVLEGVAAAAASGLRPLKLNAVAMRGVNDDELVDLVEFAVGHDAQLRFIEQMPLDAGHTWRRDAMVTREEILESLARRWRLDPVPGRGGAPAETWRLDGGPHTVGVIASVTAPFCGACDRMRLTADGQLRNCLFSTSEYDLVPVLRGGGSATDIERVLRACVAGKLPGHAIDDPSFLQPSRGMNAIGG, encoded by the coding sequence ATGACGGCCGTCCCGGTCCGGCTCGGACCGCGACCGAGCGCGCCCGCCGTCGACGACGCGGCGGTGGGCGGCGCGCTCGTCGACCGCTTCGGGCGCGTGCACCGCGACCTGCGCGTCTCGCTCACCGACCGCTGCTCGCTGCGCTGCACCTACTGCATGCCCGAGCAGGGCAACGAGTGGCTGGCGCGCGGGAGCATCCTCACGCTCGACGAGATCGAGGCCGTCGCGCGCGTGGCCGCCGCCTGCGGGGTCACGACGTTCCGGCTCACGGGAGGCGAGCCGCTGCTGCGCCGCGACCTGCCGGAGGTCGTGCGCCGCCTCGCCCGCATCACCGGCCCCGACGGTCCCGTGCAGCTGGCCATGACCACCAACGGCATCGGCCTGGGCCGGGTGCTGCCCGAGCTGATCGAGGCGGGCCTGGCGCGGCTGAACATCTCCCTCGACACGCTGCGGCGCGATCGCTTCCACGCGCTCACCCGGCGCGATCGGCTCGACGACGTGCTCGAGGGCGTCGCGGCGGCGGCCGCCTCGGGCCTGCGTCCCCTCAAGCTCAACGCCGTCGCGATGCGCGGCGTCAACGACGACGAGCTCGTCGACCTGGTGGAGTTCGCCGTCGGGCACGACGCGCAACTGCGCTTCATCGAGCAGATGCCGCTCGACGCGGGGCACACCTGGCGGCGCGACGCCATGGTCACGCGCGAGGAGATCCTCGAGTCCCTCGCGCGGCGCTGGCGGCTCGACCCCGTGCCCGGCCGCGGCGGCGCGCCCGCCGAGACCTGGCGGCTCGACGGCGGCCCGCACACCGTCGGCGTCATCGCCTCCGTGACGGCGCCGTTCTGCGGGGCGTGCGACCGGATGCGCCTGACGGCCGACGGCCAGCTGCGCAACTGCCTGTTCTCCACCAGCGAGTACGACCTCGTGCCCGTGCTGCGCGGCGGCGGATCGGCAACCGACATCGAGCGGGTGCTGCGCGCCTGCGTGGCCGGCAAGCTGCCCGGTCACGCGATCGACGATCCGTCCTTCCTGCAGCCGTCCCGCGGAATGAACGCGATCGGCGGCTGA
- a CDS encoding ABC transporter ATP-binding protein codes for MTLAIGRDENAIDAHVVVRRRGFTLDAELSVDHGEVLAVMGPSGAGKSTLLEAIAGTTRLAAGAVTFDGRVTATHRRNVRPQRRGVVLLGQDPRLFPHLNARDNVAFGLRVRGLDRAHARTEADEWLWHVGLGGSGDRLPRTLSGGQHQRVAIARALAAAPRALLLDEPLTSLDPETAGDIRAMLQTQLAAARVATIVVTHDVADAAALARRLILLEKGRITQQGAVREVLQEPATPFGATIAGLNRVLGSARDGEALVPSGQGRIRLGARWPTGAADDTAVAALFRPGAVRIERAAQETWTAALRLARDDVPEPGEWISRVVRFEATPSGARVLTSDPAVAAELSADRLAELRLAPGDPVRLSVRSHDVRIVPVRAARAGEPETSPDPAAAA; via the coding sequence ATGACCCTTGCGATCGGGCGCGACGAGAACGCGATCGACGCCCACGTCGTCGTGCGGCGCCGCGGCTTCACGCTCGACGCGGAGCTGTCGGTCGATCACGGCGAGGTGCTGGCCGTCATGGGCCCCAGCGGGGCCGGCAAGTCGACGCTGCTCGAGGCCATCGCCGGCACGACGCGCCTGGCGGCGGGCGCCGTCACGTTCGATGGCCGGGTCACGGCGACGCACCGGCGCAACGTGCGCCCGCAGCGGCGCGGCGTCGTCCTGCTCGGCCAGGACCCGCGGCTGTTCCCTCACCTGAACGCGCGCGACAACGTGGCCTTCGGGCTGCGCGTGCGCGGCCTGGACCGGGCGCACGCGCGCACGGAGGCCGACGAGTGGCTCTGGCACGTGGGCCTGGGCGGCTCCGGCGATCGCCTGCCCCGCACGCTCTCGGGCGGCCAGCACCAGCGCGTGGCGATCGCGCGCGCCCTCGCCGCGGCGCCCCGCGCGCTCCTGCTGGACGAGCCGCTCACCTCGCTCGATCCGGAGACGGCCGGCGACATCCGCGCGATGCTCCAGACTCAGCTCGCCGCCGCGCGCGTGGCGACGATCGTCGTCACCCACGACGTCGCCGATGCGGCGGCGCTCGCGCGCCGGCTCATCCTGCTCGAGAAGGGGCGGATCACGCAGCAGGGCGCCGTGCGCGAGGTGCTCCAGGAGCCGGCGACGCCGTTCGGAGCGACGATCGCCGGCCTGAACCGCGTGCTCGGCAGCGCGCGCGACGGCGAGGCCCTCGTGCCGAGCGGCCAGGGGCGCATCCGGCTCGGGGCGCGCTGGCCCACCGGCGCGGCCGACGACACCGCGGTCGCGGCGCTGTTCCGGCCCGGCGCCGTCCGCATCGAGCGCGCCGCGCAGGAGACCTGGACGGCCGCCCTGCGCCTGGCGCGCGACGACGTGCCCGAGCCGGGGGAGTGGATCTCGCGCGTGGTGCGCTTCGAGGCGACGCCGTCCGGCGCGCGCGTGCTGACCTCCGACCCCGCCGTCGCGGCCGAGCTGTCCGCCGATCGGCTCGCGGAGCTGCGCCTGGCGCCCGGCGATCCGGTGCGGCTGTCGGTGCGATCGCACGACGTGCGCATCGTGCCGGTGCGGGCGGCGCGCGCGGGCGAGCCCGAGACGAGCCCCGACCCCGCCGCCGCCGCGTAG
- a CDS encoding ABC transporter permease: protein MTTRAAGQLPRVLAVPALLGLVLLVAPLVALVARVRWDTVWADITAPETLEALWLSVRTALLATAICLILGVPLAVLIARSARSVAAVLRALVTIPLVLPPMVGGVALLFLFGQSGPVGQWLARQGVEIPFTTTAVVLAQVFVALPFLVLALEGSLRSTGTDYELAAAGLGAGRWRILWRVTLPLAAPGLVAGTVLCFARAVGEFGATALFAGNAPGITRTMPLAIYTAFNGSGLAQGPAVALSLLLLVTAVAVLLLVRAWRPGAVR, encoded by the coding sequence ATGACCACGCGGGCCGCCGGACAGTTGCCTCGGGTGCTCGCGGTGCCGGCGCTGCTGGGGCTGGTGCTGCTCGTCGCGCCGCTCGTGGCGCTGGTCGCCCGCGTGCGCTGGGACACCGTGTGGGCGGACATCACCGCACCCGAGACGCTCGAGGCGCTGTGGCTGTCGGTGCGCACGGCGCTGCTCGCGACGGCGATCTGCCTGATCCTGGGCGTGCCGCTGGCGGTGCTCATCGCGCGATCGGCGCGGTCCGTCGCGGCGGTGCTGCGCGCGCTCGTGACCATCCCGCTCGTGCTGCCGCCGATGGTCGGCGGCGTGGCCCTGCTGTTCCTGTTCGGGCAGAGCGGGCCGGTCGGGCAGTGGCTGGCCCGCCAGGGCGTGGAGATCCCGTTCACGACGACGGCCGTGGTCCTCGCGCAGGTGTTCGTCGCGCTGCCCTTCCTCGTCCTCGCGCTCGAGGGCTCGCTGCGCTCGACCGGCACCGACTACGAGCTCGCCGCGGCCGGGCTCGGCGCCGGCCGCTGGCGCATCCTGTGGCGCGTCACCCTGCCGTTGGCCGCGCCGGGCCTCGTCGCCGGCACCGTGCTGTGCTTCGCGCGGGCCGTGGGCGAGTTCGGGGCCACCGCGCTGTTCGCCGGCAACGCCCCCGGCATCACCCGCACGATGCCGCTGGCGATCTACACCGCGTTCAATGGCTCGGGTCTCGCGCAGGGTCCCGCGGTCGCTCTGTCGCTGCTGCTGCTCGTCACCGCCGTCGCGGTGCTGCTGCTCGTGCGCGCCTGGCGCCCGGGGGCGGTGCGATGA